One window of the Triticum dicoccoides isolate Atlit2015 ecotype Zavitan chromosome 3B, WEW_v2.0, whole genome shotgun sequence genome contains the following:
- the LOC119280636 gene encoding heparan-alpha-glucosaminide N-acetyltransferase-like produces the protein MSAPKIVVHGSGGELHEGDEEHHLDVEAGDGNGTTMRSSTQVTAQGRERLVSLDVFRGITVALMIIVDDVGGLIPKISHSPWDGATLADFVFPFFLFVVGISLAFAYKRVSNRVSATKKAVLRAAKLFLLGLLLQGGFFHNIHDLTYGVDIGKIRLMGVLQRIAMAYLVVALCEIWLRDGGEGGIGSGYAIIKKYRCQLLVGLVLTATYTVILYGLPVPDWVYSVTSSDSTMNHFVVKCGVRGHTGPGCNAVGMIDRSIFGIQHLYTRPVYLKTEWCSIDSPNNGPLPSNAAPWCEAPFDPEGLLSSLMAIVTCLVGLQFGHVIIHFKEHDERMVRWSLSALSLLALGFSLDLFGLRMNKSLYSLSYTCVTTGTAGLFFTGIYLLVDVYGYKRPVLPMELMGKHALMIFVLVACNVAPILLQGFYWRVPNNNLLKLIGTGD, from the exons ATGTCGGCGCCGAAGATTGTCGTCCATGGCAGTGGTGGCGAGCTTCATGAGGGAGATGAGGAACACCACCTCGACGTCGAGGCGGGTGACGGCAATGGCACAACGATGAGGAGCAGTACACAGGTGACAGCGCAGGGGCGCGAGCGTCTGGTGTCGCTCGACGTCTTCAGGGGGATCACCGTTGCG CTCATGATCATTGTCGATGATGTTGGTGGTCTCATTCCAAAGATAAGCCACTCACCATGGGATGGCGCCACACTAGCGGATTTTGTGTtccccttcttcctcttcgtcgTGGGAATCTCATTGGCCTTCGCCTACAAA AGGGTGTCAAATAGAGTGTCGGCAACCAAGAAGGCCGTGCTCAGAGCTGCAAAGCTCTTTCTTCTAGGCCTATTGCTTCAAG GTGGCTTCTTCCACAACATACATGATCTTACATATGGGGTCGATATTGGAAAGATACGGTTAATGGGTGTCTTACAG AGAATTGCAATGGCATACCTAGTGGTGGCACTATGCGAAATCTGGCTACGGGATGGTGGAGAAGGTGGCATAGGCTCTGGTTATGCAATAATCAAAAAATACCGATGCCAGCT TCTTGTGGGTTTAGTCCTCACGGCCACATACACGGTGATTTTGTACGGTCTGCCCGTGCCGGACTGGGTATATAGTGTCACATCATCGGACTCAACCATGAATCATTTTGTG GTGAAATGTGGAGTGAGAGGGCATACAGGACCAGGTTGCAATGCCGTTGGCATGATCGACCGAAGTATATTTGGAATCCAGCATCTTTATACACGCCCGGTCTATCTCAAAACAGAG TGGTGTAGCATCGACTCCCCCAACAATGGACCGCTCCCGTCTAACGCGGCACCATGGTGTGAAGCCCCTTTCGATCCAGAGGGCCTCCTAAG CTCCTTGATGGCAATAGTCACCTGCTTGGTCGGGCTCCAGTTCGGACATGTCATCATCCACTTTAAA GAGCATGATGAGAGAATGGTGCGGTGGTCCCTCTCGGCGTTGAGCTTATTGGCTCTAGGCTTCTCACTCGACTTGTTTG GGTTGCGCATGAACAAGTCACTATACAGTCTTAGCTACACATGTGTAACCACCGGCACAGCTGGCCTTTTCTTCACGGGGATCTATCTGTTG GTGGACGTGTACGGTTACAAGAGGCCGGTTCTCCCAATGGAGTTGATGGGAAAGCATGCCCTAATGATTTTTGTTCTGGTAGCATGCAACGTCGCGCCAATCCTGCTCCAGGGGTTCTACTGGAGGGTACCAAATAATAACCTT TTGAAACTCATTGGAACAGGCGATTGA
- the LOC119274549 gene encoding E3 ubiquitin-protein ligase SINA-like 2 codes for MDGSSSSKRKAEAQGEGESSGKRLNVTMGMEHLDCSLCLKPLRPPILQCSVGHFICSYCCTSQLDSKCHLCSKETTFERCFGMEHVVESVTVACSNEMYGCAEAVTYYKKEEHTEACSYAPCFCPEPGCGFAGTTKVLLEHFTTQHKCPLTTLPDSGTVSLCLQPGLHVLQCTRNSYFFLLSMASEPFGHAISVVCVEPNRRKSKFTCNLSYDCITTGCCGSTNCHIRSSSLSDGLPTVYDLILPKGKVSDDANSIMLRATINHQTISHSRSCFRGKGLTSALQQRPDTCDDDDDDDDDADYIPKSRRRSHPAKEEEVVEEDENDEDNEEEEEEEEEDERPLSLRRSHLAEEEDERPLLLRRSHPAVQRRPNTYDDDGQVEEDEEDARPVSVSRPRLRGTAPARGVQQRHYSDTDDDDYFPIAFRRRHVQGTPSAPAVQERHYFDTSDEDDLPIAFRPFIRGTA; via the exons ATGGATGGCAGTAGCTCCAGCAAGAGAAAAGCTGAAGcgcagggagagggagagagcagcgGCAAAAGGCTGAATGTCACCATGGGGATGGAGCACCTTGACTGCTCCCTCTGCTTGAAGCCCCTCAGGCCTCCAATACTCCAG TGCTCCGTGGGGCATTTCATATGCTCGTATTGTTGTACGTCTCAACTGGACAGCAAGTGCCATTTATGCTCTAAAGAGACAACATTCGAGCGCTGCTTTGGGATGGAACATGTTGTCGAGTCAGTCACAGTAGCTTGCTCCAATGAGATGTACGGATGTGCCGAGGCAGTCACCTACtacaagaaagaagaacacacgGAGGCATGCTCATACGCCCCATGCTTCTGCCCAGAGCCTGGTTGTGGCTTCGCTGGAACAACAAAGGTGCTCCTGGAACATTTCACGACCCAGCACAAGTGTCCATTGACAACGCTCCCAGACTCTGGCACAGTGTCTCTCTGCTTGCAGCCGGGCTTACATGTTTTGCAATGCACCAGGAACAGCTACTTTTTCTTGCTCAGCATGGCGTCAGAGCCTTTTGGACATGCCATCTCAGTCGTCTGTGTCGAACCAAACAGGAGGAAATCGAAGTTCACATGTAATCTGAGTTATGACTGCATAACAACTGGCTGCTGTGGAAGTACAAACTGCCACATAAGGAGCTCTTCACTCTCTGATGGGCTTCCGACAGTGTATGACTTAATACTTCCCAAGGGAAAGGTTTCTGACGATGCAAACAGTATCATGCTTAGAGCCACCATTAATCATCAAACTATAAGTCACAGCAGATCTTGTTTTCGAGGGAAGGGCCTGACTTCTGCACTTCAACAAAGGCCTGAtacttgtgatgatgatgatgatgatgatgatgatgcggattATATACCTAAAAGTCGTAGAAGATCTCACCCTgctaaggaggaggaggtggtggaggaggatgAGAATGATGAggacaatgaggaggaggaggaggaggaggaggaggatgaaagACCTTTAAGTCTCAGAAGATCCCACCTTGCTGAGGAGGAGGATGAAAGACCTTTACTTCTCAGAAGATCCCACCCTGCTGTTCAACGAAGGCCCAATACTTATGATGATGATGGGCaggtggaggaggacgaggaggatgcTAGACCTGTAAGTGTCAGCAGACCCCGTCTTCGAGGAACGGCTCCGGCTCGTGGTGTTCAACAAAGGCACTATTCTGATACCGATGATGATGATTATTTTCCAATAGCTTTCAGGAGACGCCATGTCCAAGGAACGCCTTCAGCTCCTGCAGTTCAAGAAAGGCACTATTTTGACACCAGTGATGAGGATGATTTACCTATAGCTTTCAGACCCTTTATTCGAGGAACGGCTTAG